One window of the Salvia miltiorrhiza cultivar Shanhuang (shh) chromosome 6, IMPLAD_Smil_shh, whole genome shotgun sequence genome contains the following:
- the LOC130989834 gene encoding calcium uniporter protein 2, mitochondrial-like isoform X2 — translation MALKRLLAQRLFGKSRITNAAVTNCRVSSPCTAALSKAMASNKLASDPGDDGMFRRYLHRQSGAAASAAASRFLPTGEKLLERIREMDIARSRIERDDGQLRQAEKEEAARLTVKDAVKILKVSQLEIIKARLRQIERDQISYSELVEICSKECSSDDHAIEFAKMLDQSGSVIVLGNIVYIRPEQVVKAIQSLIIPVPPHSLNESRMFEEMERQKAAIDREAKALVQRELLFGLGYFVVQTVALMRLTFWELSWDVMEPICFFIASTHFTAAYAFFMRTSTEPTFEGFFRSRFLAKQKRLIKAHNFDIQKYDRLKKAYNRNPKPSSDSHHAAFAPY, via the exons ATGGCGTTGAAGAGATTGTTAGCTCAACGCCTCTTCGGCAAATCTAGAATCACCAACGCCGCCGTGACCAACTGCCGCGTCTCCTCCCCATGCACCGCCGCGCTCTCCAAGGCGATGGCGTCGAACAAGCTCGCGTCCGATCCCGGCGACGACGGCATGTTCCGCCGCTACCTCCACCGCCAGTCGGGGGCGGcggcctccgccgccgcctcgaGATTCCTCCCCACCGGGGAGAAGCTTCTCGAGAGGATCCGAGAGATGGACATTGCACGGAGCCGGATCGAGCGCGACGACGGCCAGCTGAGGCAGGCGGAGAAGGAGGAGGCGGCGCGCCTGACGGTGAAAGACGCCGTGAAGATTCTCAAAGTTTCGCAGCTCGAAATTATCAAGGCGAGATTGAGGCAGATCGAGAGAGATCAGATTTCGTATTCGGAGCTGGTAGAGATTTGTTCCAAGGAATGCTCGAGCGACGATCACGCGATTGAATTCGCGAAAATGCTCGATCAATCCGGCAGCGTTATTGTACTCGGAAATATCGTGTACATCAGGCCCGAACAG GTGGTGAAAGCCATCCAAAGCCTAATCATCCCTGTGCCACCCCACAGCCTAAACGAATCAAGAATGTTTGAAGAGATGGAGAGGCAAAAGGCAGCCATCGACAGAGAGGCGAAAGCTTTGGTGCAACGCGAGCTTCTGTTTGGATTAGGGTATTTTGTAGTCCAAACAGTAGCCCTCATGAGGCTCACATTCTGGGAGCTCTCATGGGACGTGATGGAGCCGATTTGCTTCTTCATTGCCTCCACGCACTTCACGGCTGCCTACGCCTTCTTCATGCGAACCTCGACGGAGCCGACGTTCGAGGGCTTCTTCCGCAGCCGCTTCCTCGCCAAGCAGAAGCGCCTCATCAAGGCTCACAATTTTGATATTCAAAAGTATGATCGTTTGAAGAAGGCTTATAATCGCAACCCTAAACCCTCGTCGGATTCTCATCATGCTGCATTTGCTCCTTACTAG
- the LOC130989834 gene encoding calcium uniporter protein 2, mitochondrial-like isoform X1, translating to MALKRLLAQRLFGKSRITNAAVTNCRVSSPCTAALSKAMASNKLASDPGDDGMFRRYLHRQSGAAASAAASRFLPTGEKLLERIREMDIARSRIERDDGQLRQAEKEEAARLTVKDAVKILKVSQLEIIKARLRQIERDQISYSELVEICSKECSSDDHAIEFAKMLDQSGSVIVLGNIVYIRPEQEIETNVWHPDLFKRDGDFYLRVVKAIQSLIIPVPPHSLNESRMFEEMERQKAAIDREAKALVQRELLFGLGYFVVQTVALMRLTFWELSWDVMEPICFFIASTHFTAAYAFFMRTSTEPTFEGFFRSRFLAKQKRLIKAHNFDIQKYDRLKKAYNRNPKPSSDSHHAAFAPY from the exons ATGGCGTTGAAGAGATTGTTAGCTCAACGCCTCTTCGGCAAATCTAGAATCACCAACGCCGCCGTGACCAACTGCCGCGTCTCCTCCCCATGCACCGCCGCGCTCTCCAAGGCGATGGCGTCGAACAAGCTCGCGTCCGATCCCGGCGACGACGGCATGTTCCGCCGCTACCTCCACCGCCAGTCGGGGGCGGcggcctccgccgccgcctcgaGATTCCTCCCCACCGGGGAGAAGCTTCTCGAGAGGATCCGAGAGATGGACATTGCACGGAGCCGGATCGAGCGCGACGACGGCCAGCTGAGGCAGGCGGAGAAGGAGGAGGCGGCGCGCCTGACGGTGAAAGACGCCGTGAAGATTCTCAAAGTTTCGCAGCTCGAAATTATCAAGGCGAGATTGAGGCAGATCGAGAGAGATCAGATTTCGTATTCGGAGCTGGTAGAGATTTGTTCCAAGGAATGCTCGAGCGACGATCACGCGATTGAATTCGCGAAAATGCTCGATCAATCCGGCAGCGTTATTGTACTCGGAAATATCGTGTACATCAGGCCCGAACAG GAAATTGAAACAAATGTTTGGCACCCAGATCTCTTTAAACGAGATGGTGACTTTTATTTGAGG GTGGTGAAAGCCATCCAAAGCCTAATCATCCCTGTGCCACCCCACAGCCTAAACGAATCAAGAATGTTTGAAGAGATGGAGAGGCAAAAGGCAGCCATCGACAGAGAGGCGAAAGCTTTGGTGCAACGCGAGCTTCTGTTTGGATTAGGGTATTTTGTAGTCCAAACAGTAGCCCTCATGAGGCTCACATTCTGGGAGCTCTCATGGGACGTGATGGAGCCGATTTGCTTCTTCATTGCCTCCACGCACTTCACGGCTGCCTACGCCTTCTTCATGCGAACCTCGACGGAGCCGACGTTCGAGGGCTTCTTCCGCAGCCGCTTCCTCGCCAAGCAGAAGCGCCTCATCAAGGCTCACAATTTTGATATTCAAAAGTATGATCGTTTGAAGAAGGCTTATAATCGCAACCCTAAACCCTCGTCGGATTCTCATCATGCTGCATTTGCTCCTTACTAG
- the LOC130989835 gene encoding elongation of fatty acids protein 3-like gives MASFDGLRYYLSEHPSIVSFRWSHAESWGSTWSFLLTSIALYLSAAALLHAAPLLLLRHRRSLPLGPLPAAHALSMALLSLTIFAGTLLSAAAEIRDTRWLWRRSRTTPLQWLLCFPLGTRASGRVFFWSYAFYLSRFLHAAGSLIEILRRRRIPAFKLCSHAVSITASFLWLEFTQSFQVVGIVLTTLVYSAVYGYRFWTAVGLPGACPPFVANCQMLLLGCNLVCHCAVLLLHLLTGGCNGIGAWLFNSVLNGAVMMLFLNFYIKMHHRKLNPAAAEVSAIVKDKDI, from the coding sequence ATGGCGTCGTTTGACGGGCTGAGGTATTACCTCTCAGAGCACCCCTCCATCGTGAGCTTCCGGTGGAGCCACGCCGAATCGTGGGGCTCCACGTGGTCCTTCCTACTCACCTCCATCGCCCTCTACctctccgccgccgccctcctccACGCCGcccccctcctcctcctccgccaccgccGCTCCCTCCCCCTGGGCCCGCTCCCCGCCGCCCACGCCCTCTCCATGGCGCTCCTCTCGCTCACCATCTTCGCCGGCACCCtcctctccgccgccgccgagaTCCGCGACACGCGCTGGCTCTGGCGGCGGTCCCGCACCACCCCGCTGCAGTGGCTCCTCTGCTTCCCGCTCGGCACGCGCGCGTCGGGGCGCGTCTTCTTCTGGTCCTACGCCTTCTACCTGTCGCGCTTCCTCCACGCGGCGGGGTCGCTCATCGAGATcctccggcggcggcggatccCGGCGTTCAAGCTGTGCAGCCACGCGGTGTCGATCACGGCGTCGTTCCTGTGGCTGGAGTTCACGCAGTCGTTCCAGGTGGTGGGGATCGTGCTCACCACGCTCGTCTACTCCGCCGTCTACGGCTACCGGTTCTGGACGGCGGTGGGGCTGCCGGGGGCGTGCCCCCCCTTCGTCGCCAACTGCCAGATGCTGCTGCTGGGGTGCAATCTGGTGTGCCACTGCGCGGTGCTCCTGCTCCACCTGCTCACCGGCGGCTGCAACGGCATCGGCGCCTGGCTCTTCAACTCCGTCCTCAACGGAGCCGTCATGATGCTCTTCCTCAACTTCTACATCAAGATGCACCACCGCAAACTCAACCCCGCCGCCGCCGAGGTGTCCGCCATCGTCAAAGACAAGGACATCTGA
- the LOC130989836 gene encoding uncharacterized protein LOC130989836, which produces MAEAHHPTTSAPESSPSSRSDGSGAVDFECNICFDLAQDPVITLCGHLYCWPCLYRWLKGHSQSHECPVCKALVDEEKVIPLYGRGKTPVDPRLKPVPGIEIPNRPAGQRPETARFSDNNLASLIMGLMGGFVPVASATFSNFGMSAGFGGLVFPLFSIQLHGFSNANGHGGSSGYNYGYAGSFRDSEGRLNREASQAAQADDENLKKILLVVLLLVLFAFLTM; this is translated from the coding sequence ATGGCAGAGGCTCATCATCCGACTACCAGTGCACCGGAGAGCTCGCCTTCCTCGCGGAGCGACGGCAGTGGAGCTGTTGATTTTGAATGTAACATTTGTTTCGATTTAGCGCAGGATCCGGTGATTACACTCTGTGGGCATCTATATTGCTGGCCATGCCTATATAGATGGCTAAAAGGTCACTCTCAGTCCCATGAATGCCCTGTTTGCAAGGCCCTGGTAGATGAGGAGAAGGTGATTCCGCTTTACGGCAGAGGGAAAACCCCAGTTGATCCAAGATTGAAACCTGTGCCGGGCATCGAAATCCCTAATAGACCAGCAGGGCAGAGACCTGAAACAGCGCGATTTTCAGATAATAATCTTGCTAGTCTTATTATGGGACTCATGGGAGGATTTGTACCAGTTGCATCTGCAACTTTCAGCAACTTTGGAATGTCTGCTGGTTTCGGAGGGCTAGTCTTCCCCCTTTTCAGTATCCAGCTTCATGGGTTCTCAAATGCAAATGGTCATGGTGGATCATCAGGGTATAATTATGGCTACGCTGGTTCTTTCCGTGATAGTGAAGGCCGATTGAATCGAGAGGCTAGTCAAGCTGCACAGGCAGATGATGAGAATCTGAAGAAGATTCTCCTTGTGGTCCTTCTCTTGGTATTGTTTGCTTTTTTGACAATGTAA